From Rhodamnia argentea isolate NSW1041297 chromosome 10, ASM2092103v1, whole genome shotgun sequence, a single genomic window includes:
- the LOC115752352 gene encoding uclacyanin 1 isoform X3, producing the protein MATPRSLTCFVLAALLIELAAAASYTVGGPNGGWDTTTDVQTWASSQKFLIGDTLVFQYAPSHDVTEVTKADYDSCQATSPIKTSTGGSSTVSLTSPGKRYFICSTPGHCAGGMKLEVDTLAATSTPPPAASPSTPPPRSPAASPPSKSPAASPPAESPARSPSSALAPKAAVPSPAAMPGSAPPSETPAEAAPPSGSAAESPKSSANRVSLTFTLAMGVCFGVVSLLAV; encoded by the exons ATGGCGACTCCCAGATCACTGACTTGCTTTGTCCTAGCGGCATTGCTGATAGAACTAGCCGCGGCAGCTAGCTACACAGTCGGAGGCCCGAACGGTGGGTGGGACACGACTACTGATGTCCAGACGTGGGCATCATCTCAGAAGTTCTTGATAGGAGATACTCTGG TCTTTCAGTACGCACCAAGCCACGATGTCACCGAAGTCACCAAGGCAGACTATGACTCTTGCCAAGCAACCAGCCCGATCAAAACAAGCACTGGTGGCTCCAGCACCGTTTCGCTCACATCTCCGGGCAAGAGATACTTCATTTGCTCTACCCCGGGACACTGCGCCGGAGGAATGAAGCTCGAAGTAGACACCCTCGCAGCCACTTCAACCCCACCG CCAGCCGCATCTCCTTCCACCCCTCCACCGAGATCCCCAGCTGCTTCCCCGCCGTCAAAATCTCCAGCAGCCTCTCCTCCAGCAGAATCTCCGGCCAGGTCTCCAAGTTCCGCTCTGGCTCCTAAAGCAGCCGTACCCTCACCAGCAGCAATGCCAGGATCGGCTCCTCCAAGCGAAACTCCCGCAGAAGCAGCTCCTCCGAGTGGAAGTGCCGCAGAATCGCCCAAGTCATCGGCCAATAGAGTAAGTTTGACTTTTACTTTGGCAATGGGAGTATGCTTTGGAGTCGTGAGCCTACTGGCTGTGTAA
- the LOC115752352 gene encoding uclacyanin 1 isoform X1, which yields MATPRSLTCFVLAALLIELAAAASYTVGGPNGGWDTTTDVQTWASSQKFLIGDTLVFQYAPSHDVTEVTKADYDSCQATSPIKTSTGGSSTVSLTSPGKRYFICSTPGHCAGGMKLEVDTLAATSTPPAATPATPPAASPSSPPAASPSTPPPRSPAASPPSKSPAASPPAESPARSPSSALAPKAAVPSPAAMPGSAPPSETPAEAAPPSGSAAESPKSSANRVSLTFTLAMGVCFGVVSLLAV from the exons ATGGCGACTCCCAGATCACTGACTTGCTTTGTCCTAGCGGCATTGCTGATAGAACTAGCCGCGGCAGCTAGCTACACAGTCGGAGGCCCGAACGGTGGGTGGGACACGACTACTGATGTCCAGACGTGGGCATCATCTCAGAAGTTCTTGATAGGAGATACTCTGG TCTTTCAGTACGCACCAAGCCACGATGTCACCGAAGTCACCAAGGCAGACTATGACTCTTGCCAAGCAACCAGCCCGATCAAAACAAGCACTGGTGGCTCCAGCACCGTTTCGCTCACATCTCCGGGCAAGAGATACTTCATTTGCTCTACCCCGGGACACTGCGCCGGAGGAATGAAGCTCGAAGTAGACACCCTCGCAGCCACTTCAACCCCACCGGCAGCCACTCCCGCCACCCCTCCAGCCGCATCTCCTTCCTCCCCTCCAGCCGCATCTCCTTCCACCCCTCCACCGAGATCCCCAGCTGCTTCCCCGCCGTCAAAATCTCCAGCAGCCTCTCCTCCAGCAGAATCTCCGGCCAGGTCTCCAAGTTCCGCTCTGGCTCCTAAAGCAGCCGTACCCTCACCAGCAGCAATGCCAGGATCGGCTCCTCCAAGCGAAACTCCCGCAGAAGCAGCTCCTCCGAGTGGAAGTGCCGCAGAATCGCCCAAGTCATCGGCCAATAGAGTAAGTTTGACTTTTACTTTGGCAATGGGAGTATGCTTTGGAGTCGTGAGCCTACTGGCTGTGTAA
- the LOC115752352 gene encoding uclacyanin 1 isoform X2, whose amino-acid sequence MATPRSLTCFVLAALLIELAAAASYTVGGPNGGWDTTTDVQTWASSQKFLIGDTLVFQYAPSHDVTEVTKADYDSCQATSPIKTSTGGSSTVSLTSPGKRYFICSTPGHCAGGMKLEVDTLAATSTPPAATPATPPAASPSSPPAASPSTPPPRSPAASPPSKSPAASPPAESPARSPSSALAPKAAVPSPAAMPGSAPPSGSAAESPKSSANRVSLTFTLAMGVCFGVVSLLAV is encoded by the exons ATGGCGACTCCCAGATCACTGACTTGCTTTGTCCTAGCGGCATTGCTGATAGAACTAGCCGCGGCAGCTAGCTACACAGTCGGAGGCCCGAACGGTGGGTGGGACACGACTACTGATGTCCAGACGTGGGCATCATCTCAGAAGTTCTTGATAGGAGATACTCTGG TCTTTCAGTACGCACCAAGCCACGATGTCACCGAAGTCACCAAGGCAGACTATGACTCTTGCCAAGCAACCAGCCCGATCAAAACAAGCACTGGTGGCTCCAGCACCGTTTCGCTCACATCTCCGGGCAAGAGATACTTCATTTGCTCTACCCCGGGACACTGCGCCGGAGGAATGAAGCTCGAAGTAGACACCCTCGCAGCCACTTCAACCCCACCGGCAGCCACTCCCGCCACCCCTCCAGCCGCATCTCCTTCCTCCCCTCCAGCCGCATCTCCTTCCACCCCTCCACCGAGATCCCCAGCTGCTTCCCCGCCGTCAAAATCTCCAGCAGCCTCTCCTCCAGCAGAATCTCCGGCCAGGTCTCCAAGTTCCGCTCTGGCTCCTAAAGCAGCCGTACCCTCACCAGCAGCAATGCCAGGATCG GCTCCTCCGAGTGGAAGTGCCGCAGAATCGCCCAAGTCATCGGCCAATAGAGTAAGTTTGACTTTTACTTTGGCAATGGGAGTATGCTTTGGAGTCGTGAGCCTACTGGCTGTGTAA